In Argiope bruennichi chromosome X1, qqArgBrue1.1, whole genome shotgun sequence, a single window of DNA contains:
- the LOC129959484 gene encoding cytokine-like nuclear factor N-PAC has protein sequence MVAKKYFDIGDLVWAKMKSFPFWPAKIVKPPADTKSSALKKARHYVFFFGSENYAWILDQNIVQHSEEMLQAASSKKNSNSLKLAIKQITEEAPQKAKLLVKEKESPEVSTSGTKRKTAKVQRMKQKTERPRVRKKVVLKRCIMDENANKRISTVTENDYIEPQLGPIIHLHEPNEAARAKNVRPSNKKIGFIGLGMMGQRLVKNLLTTNHKVTVWNRSLEKCIDFAQAGVVLAESPCDMVRICDIIFCCVSDSKASKNVVFGKHGILSGLERSPHGSKGYVEMTTMDPTTSTEIAEAITHKGGRYLEATINGTLEKAEDRAMLILSVGDRKLFSNCESCFFAFSHNVYHLSCDVGSGSKMKLILSMLIGILQAAFAEAMALVKRCNLNQVNFMEILEHGHLYSRFIEEKGRVLLSGSFPTDNSLEHLQKDLELALSLGTDYKQPMLVTTAANEVFKCANSLLYSDVYAFYSNSS, from the coding sequence ATggttgccaaaaaatattttgatattggaGATTTAGTTTGGGCAAAGATGAAATCTTTTCCTTTCTGGCCAGCCAAGATAGTAAAACCTCCTGCAGATACAAAATCTTCTGCTCTTAAAAAGGCACGgcattatgtattcttttttggaAGTGAAAATTATGCCTGGATACTGGATCAAAATATTGTGCAGCATTCTGAAGAAATGTTACAGGCTGCttccagtaaaaaaaattcaaatagtttaaaattagcaataaaacaAATCACCGAAGAAGCTCCCCAAAAGGCTAAATTGCTAGTCAAAGAAAAGGAATCTCCTGAAGTATCGACAAGTGGTACTAAAAGGAAAACTGCTAAAGTACAAAGAATGAAACAGAAAACTGAAAGGCCGAGAGTTCGAAAGAAGGTTGTACTCAAAAGATGTATTATggatgaaaatgcaaataaacgAATTTCTACTGTTACCGAGAATGATTACATTGAACCTCAGCTAGGTCCTATAATTCATTTGCATGAACCCAATGAAGCTGCAAGAGCAAAAAATGTCAGACCATCAAATAAGAAGATAGGATTTATTGGTCTCGGAATGATGGGTCAGAGGCTTGTTAAAAACCTGCTCACTACAAATCACAAAGTCACAGTTTGGAACCGCAGTTTGGAAAAGTGCATAGATTTTGCTCAAGCTGGAGTTGTGCTTGCTGAGTCACCGTGTGATATGGTTAGAATATGTGACATAATTTTCTGCTGTGTTTCTGATTCTAAGGCCTCAAAAAATGTGGTTTTTGGAAAGCATGGCATTCTGTCAGGTCTTGAAAGGTCACCACATGGATCAAAAGGTTATGTTGAAATGACTACTATGGATCCAACTACATCAACAGAAATTGCAGAAGCTATCACCCATAAAGGTGGAAGATATCTTGAAGCTACAATCAATGGAACATTGGAAAAGGCTGAAGATAGAGCTATGTTAATTTTGAGTGTAGGTGATCGGAAACTTTTTTCTAATTGTGAGAGTTGCTTTTTTGCCTTTTCACACAATGTGTATCATCTTAGCTGTGACGTCGGAAGTGGGTCTAAAATGAAGCTGATATTAAGTATGTTAATTGGTATATTACAGGCCGCCTTCGCAGAAGCCATGGCTCTTGTTAAGCGTTGCAATCTTAATCAGGTGAACTTCATGGAAATCCTAGAACATGGACATTTATATTCAcgttttattgaagaaaaaggaCGGGTTCTGCTGTCAGGTTCCTTTCCAACTGATAATTCTCTTGAGCATCTGCAAAAAGATTTGGAATTGGCTCTTTCACTGGGTACTGACTATAAACAGCCAATGTTAGTCACGACAGCAGCAAATGAAGTCTTCAAATGTGCTAACTCTCTCCTTTATTCTGATGTATATGCTTTTTATTCCAATTCatcgtaa